The following coding sequences are from one Seonamhaeicola sp. ML3 window:
- the dxs gene encoding 1-deoxy-D-xylulose-5-phosphate synthase, producing MQVQLLKHINSPVDLRNLKEDQLPLLAKELREFIINIVATKEGHLGASLGVVELTIALHYVFNTPEDLLIWDVGHQAYGHKILTGRKDIFDTNRQLGGISGFPKREESEYDAFGVGHSSTSISAALGMAIASKLKGEYKHHIAVIGDASIASGMAFEGLNHAGVTDANVLVVLNDNAIGIDPSVGALKQYLTNVKKGTQRRNNIIEALNFDYSGPIDGHDINKIISELERLKSVKGPKLLHIITTKGKGLKQAEHDQVKYHAPGKFDASTGDLLPKSGLQQPPKYQDVFGHTIVELAKQNEKIIGITPAMPTGSSLKYMMDEMPDRAFDVGIAEQHAVTLSAGMATQGLIPFCNIYSTFLQRAYDQVIHDVAIQNLPVVFCLDRAGLVGEDGATHHGVFDLAYLRCIPNLIIFTPRNEIELRNIMYTAQLGLEHPIAIRYPRGKGVTLNWKQPFNTIEIGKGDQLQQGENLAVLSIGAIAKNVTEAIIADLNVSHYDMRFVKPLDEVLLHNIFKTYHTIITVEDGTVKGGFGSAILEFASEHDYNKIIKTLGVPDNFVEHGKVDELQKLIGLDVESLKSVFNRYS from the coding sequence GTGCAAGTGCAATTGTTAAAACATATAAACTCACCTGTAGATTTACGTAATTTGAAAGAGGACCAGTTGCCTCTTTTGGCCAAAGAGTTACGGGAGTTTATCATCAACATTGTGGCAACTAAAGAAGGACATCTTGGTGCCAGTTTAGGGGTTGTAGAACTCACTATTGCATTGCATTATGTATTTAATACCCCAGAAGATTTATTGATTTGGGATGTGGGGCATCAAGCCTATGGCCATAAAATCCTAACAGGAAGAAAAGATATTTTTGATACCAATAGGCAATTAGGCGGTATAAGCGGATTTCCAAAACGAGAGGAAAGCGAGTATGATGCTTTTGGTGTTGGACACTCATCTACATCCATTTCAGCGGCATTAGGAATGGCTATTGCATCTAAACTGAAAGGAGAATACAAACATCACATTGCCGTTATTGGCGATGCTTCTATTGCTAGCGGTATGGCTTTTGAAGGTTTGAATCACGCAGGAGTAACCGATGCCAACGTATTGGTAGTGTTAAATGATAATGCCATAGGAATTGATCCAAGTGTAGGCGCCTTAAAACAATATTTAACCAACGTTAAAAAAGGGACGCAAAGGCGTAATAATATTATAGAGGCTTTAAACTTTGATTATTCTGGACCCATTGATGGGCATGATATCAATAAAATTATTTCAGAATTAGAGCGATTAAAATCGGTTAAAGGGCCTAAATTATTACACATCATTACTACAAAAGGCAAAGGGTTAAAACAAGCCGAACACGACCAAGTAAAATATCATGCACCAGGTAAATTTGATGCCTCTACAGGCGATTTGTTACCGAAATCTGGTTTACAACAGCCTCCAAAGTATCAGGATGTGTTTGGTCATACCATCGTAGAATTAGCCAAACAAAATGAAAAAATTATTGGAATTACACCAGCAATGCCTACTGGAAGTTCCCTTAAATATATGATGGATGAAATGCCAGATCGTGCTTTCGATGTTGGTATAGCAGAACAACACGCAGTAACTTTATCAGCAGGTATGGCCACCCAAGGTTTAATACCGTTTTGCAATATTTACTCTACGTTTCTACAGCGTGCTTACGACCAAGTAATACACGATGTGGCCATACAAAATTTGCCAGTAGTTTTTTGTTTAGATAGAGCTGGTTTGGTTGGTGAGGATGGGGCTACACATCACGGTGTTTTCGATTTGGCTTATTTAAGATGCATCCCTAACCTAATTATTTTTACTCCGAGAAACGAAATTGAGTTACGCAATATTATGTATACGGCGCAGTTGGGATTAGAACACCCTATAGCCATTCGTTACCCAAGAGGAAAAGGAGTGACTTTAAACTGGAAACAACCATTTAATACCATAGAGATTGGTAAAGGCGACCAATTACAACAAGGTGAAAACCTTGCTGTTTTAAGTATTGGAGCTATCGCTAAAAATGTTACTGAAGCCATAATAGCAGATTTAAATGTTTCTCATTACGATATGCGGTTTGTAAAACCCTTAGATGAGGTTTTACTTCATAATATATTCAAGACATATCATACCATTATTACCGTTGAAGATGGTACTGTAAAAGGAGGTTTTGGGAGTGCTATTCTCGAGTTTGCTTCAGAGCATGATTACAACAAAATAATCAAAACTTTAGGCGTTCCAGATAATTTTGTTGAACATGGTAAAGTTGATGAATTACAAAAATTGATTGGCTTGGATGTAGAAAGCTTGAAAAGTGTCTTTAACAGGTATAGTTGA